The sequence GGAGGAGATATTCGATGAACTTCTGGCCATCGTCGAAGCCGGAGGGAGAGTGCTCGATGTTATGGTCGATCATCCTCTATATGGCGAGATAAGGGGAAGCATAGGAGTGGCTTCGCGTAACGAGGTAACCCGTTTCGTAAATATGCTCGAAAGTTCAGGCCAGGAACCGCTGCTTTCCCTTGCAAGGGGCTTTCACTTGCATACTGTCGAAGCCGATGACGAGGAGACCATGAAAAGGGTAGAAGAGGCCCTGAAGAAGCTGGGCTTTCTATTTTTGGGTTAATAAAACTTGAGGGAGTGTGATCATCTTTGGTTGAGAAAGAAAGATATTTGATTGTTCTGGCTTTGGGCCTTGCCCTTTGCAACTTGATCGTTCCCTATTGTTTTCTGAGAGAAAGCGGGTCCTTTCTGTTTTGGATATTGACCACCCTCTTCATGATTGTAGCTGGGACCGCCTATACCAGAAATTGGGGCAGAAAAAAGGAGAAGACCTCATGACAGCCTCCCTTTTAATGGCAAGCGTTGGTTTATGGTTCGTCATCGGCTCCTATATATCCTACTCTTCGCGCCAGAGGGGAAAAATCGATTTGGCGGATTACTTTTTGGGCAGTCGAAGGATAAACGGCTTTGTTTCCGCAATGACCTATAGTGCCACTACATACAGCGCCTTTATGATGGTGGGGCTTGTGGGGTTGACATATCGTTATGGCGTAGCAGCCCTTGGGTTTGAGCTTACCTACCTCATGGGTACGGTTATTCTGCTCGTCCTCTTTGCGCCAAGATAT comes from Acetomicrobium thermoterrenum DSM 13490 and encodes:
- a CDS encoding transcription repressor NadR, which gives rise to MNRAERLEKIEEILKNASSPVSGSYLADLFGVSRQAIVQDIAILRTQGLEVISTPSGYYLDRIKKLRRIIAVRHSKEEIFDELLAIVEAGGRVLDVMVDHPLYGEIRGSIGVASRNEVTRFVNMLESSGQEPLLSLARGFHLHTVEADDEETMKRVEEALKKLGFLFLG